tatttaacatatatattatatatgaaaccgCATTATCAATCGAGAAGAAACTTCTCTGTCGATACAATTAATTCGTAATGAAACGAATCTCGTTTAATTTGGCAAAATTCGTATCCaatccttcctcttcttctctgcATCATTATTTGAGATGAGATATattcaacaaatatatatataaagtaaaatgacTATGAAACTGCATTATCGATCGGGAAGAATTTCTCTGTCGATACAATTAATTCGTAATGAAACAACTCTCTTCCAACTTGACAATCCTTCTCATTACATTTCATTATGAATTCTCTGCCGATACAATTAATTCCTAATGAAACGAATCTCCTCTAATTTGGCAAAATTCGTATCCaatccttcctcttcttctctacATCATTATTTGAGATGAGATATattcaacaaatatatatataaagtaaaatgacTATGAAACTgcattatcgatcgagaagaatttCTCTGTCGATACAATTAATTCGTAATGAAACGAATCTCTTCCAACTTGACAATCCTTCTCattacatttcattatttgagatgagattatttaaaaatataaaatacaataaaatataaattatttcgcagGTATACGGCGATTGCATAACCATATTCCCCGTGTATCGAGCGGTCAAATTGTTCGCTTCGAAGTCGAGAGAGCCGGTatacttttacaaatttacgTACGAGGGACGATTCGGTTTCTACAGATGGAGCAACGATACGGCATACAGTAGGTTAAAAAAAACTACTTTTTCATATTACTGAAAACTGAGAGgatgatataattgtatttcagATCCGTCGCATCACGACGACTTGCAGTATCTGTTTCACGCGAAGCAATTCCCGTTTCTCCCCTATTTGGAGGATGACGCACCGGAAGCACCGATGGTCGAGCTTTACACTAGCATGTGGTCCAATTTCGTGATAAACGGGGAACCGATCCCGAGGAACGATGACAGATTCGAAAACGTTTCGTGGGAGACGTTCGACCCGTCGAGAACGAATTATCTGGAGATCAATCTTCGTTTAGGAATGAAAACCGAATTCTTCCCCGAAAGGATGCGCTTATGGGAAACATTATTCCCGCTACCCTCCCAACCTTCGAGAGGAGTGAAACATTGAACGTGTACTCccgattaaaatgatattcgattggaggaggaataaaattcttcttcgaatgaaatgaaacatttttattcgaaccaattaattcttttatacgaaaataatattatcattaaataattgcgAGTATATCCTCCTCGCTTATTCTTaagtatctttttaaatttttggatcCGACGGTTCAAGTTTCACCATTGTCTCGTTCAGCTCCCAAAATTTCTTAGCCTGTGCCTCATCCTTGACACCGCAAAATAATTCCCGTTCCTGAACAATCATCATTTGAATCCATcatccaaaataaaattaagattaagaagaatccttttttatttttctttgcttaCTTTGCAATCCACGAAGTATTTGCCGGAGATGTCGCTCACCTCGTCCGAGACGGCAAGGTGTATGGTCGTTTGCGCCCCTTGCTCCACCGTTTTCGAGAGGAGGTTGAGCAGAAAACTGAGCATCCACGAGAAAGGGGGCGGGAGAGCTTTCCATATACCTGTGCTTATCAATCCTGGATGGAGGCAATTGACGGTGACCCCGGAACCCTCGAGACGTCGCGCCAACTCTAAACTGAACACGATATTCGCGTATTTCGAGACGTAGTAGAGATAGCCGGGCAAGCTGGTAGTTGGATTCACGTTGTCCAAATTTAATCTCGCCAAGACGTACAACTGGGACGCGACGATGATTATTCGACTCGGCTTCGATCGTTTCAACAAGTCTGCAACCATTTGTCaatcgttttattaaattaagagagaggaaggaaggaaggaagcaaGTTATTTCTAATACTTCCACCGATCAAAAGATGCGTGAGCAAAAATGGACCGTATTGATTAGTGGCCATCGTCATCTCAACTCCGTCCTCGGTCACCATCTTCTTGAACAATTGAGCCGTTCCAGCGTTGTGGATCAACACGTCCAGTCTCTCCTCCTCGCTGTTTACTTGCCGGGCGAACTCCCTCACCGAGGCGAACGAGGAGAGGTCAAGTTTTCGCGTGACGATGCCCTCGTTCCCAGactcttttatcaattcctctgtgaaaatgaaaaattcttttcttccaatGACAGTCGacgagaaaattcaaattatcttgCCCAATTTCCTTTCCCCAATTCAATTTCAtgtatgcaaattttaataaaattgaaaataaacgcGATCGAGGGTAATCTCGCAATCTTGCCTGCTTCTCTTCTTGTGTTGCAATTACAtcgatttgattttataaataaaaatgcgtGAGCGTATCATCACCGTTGATTCGAaatggataaattaatttatatgttaattcaaaaaatcgtcgtacttttaattccaattaattttattgggAAATCTCTCCTTTGtgcggggagggaaaaaaaaaaaaaaaaaaaaggagaaaagaacaAAGCTGAGAaaacgagaataattttttctccctctaaAAGAGAATCGTTTGAGAACtgacgagaagaaaaaaaaaaataaaattttccaaagaatcGCAAAGGTAGGGATAGATGCGAAATCGTGTTCGTGTTGAAACTTGAAGCCGCGTGTTAAAACTTAATTgcattacaataaaaattcttattttccgTTAAGTCAATAATGAATTGAATGAAACAAGTTATGGATCCTTTATTACGTAGAATGGAATTCTTGTTAACATTGCACAATTACTTTTGCATTTTAACTTGTGTATCACTTGTGTGACACGAACCGACGATTTCTGATCTGACGTATGTgtgtatatctttttttctcaagagccatttcaaaattgatatcaCGTGCCAAGCACAAAGCGTATGCGCAATTCTTGCTTAGGAaaacaaatgatatatattcatacagTTTTACCCTACTTTCTCCgcttattaatgaattaatgaatcgTAATAATcggtttctctctttttttttttctttgcacgaacgattcaatttattcgattatcatcagagtgaaatttttctctctaaaGGAAGGAACCTTTCAATCTGTCCGCCGCTTCCAAATTCCGGCACGCCATGATCAATCTCGCGCCTCTTTTCGCCAGGTCTCTCGCTGTCTCCCTTCCGATACCAGACGTGCATCCGGTAATTATTACAGTCTTCCCGTCCATTCTTTTCTTGCTTTCGCAGATTCCCATCCCGTTGTGGACGTAAAAGTACACCGCCAGTAAAACCAGAAGCACGACGAGCGATCCAGCTGCGGCCAGGTAGCACAACGTTGTGCAGGACACGATCTTGAGTAACATGATCTAAACGAaacgtgtatacatatatatacataacagGTAAATTACAATAgagatttcttaaaaaatttcttctcttttttttctttaattaacag
This genomic interval from Apis mellifera strain DH4 linkage group LG7, Amel_HAv3.1, whole genome shotgun sequence contains the following:
- the LOC413168 gene encoding retinol dehydrogenase 14; the encoded protein is MLLKIVSCTTLCYLAAAGSLVVLLVLLAVYFYVHNGMGICESKKRMDGKTVIITGCTSGIGRETARDLAKRGARLIMACRNLEAADRLKEELIKESGNEGIVTRKLDLSSFASVREFARQVNSEEERLDVLIHNAGTAQLFKKMVTEDGVEMTMATNQYGPFLLTHLLIDLLKRSKPSRIIIVASQLYVLARLNLDNVNPTTSLPGYLYYVSKYANIVFSLELARRLEGSGVTVNCLHPGLISTGIWKALPPPFSWMLSFLLNLLSKTVEQGAQTTIHLAVSDEVSDISGKYFVDCKERELFCGVKDEAQAKKFWELNETMVKLEPSDPKI